A stretch of the Prochlorococcus marinus str. MIT 0918 genome encodes the following:
- a CDS encoding DUF2905 domain-containing protein: MQKLLITLGLGIAVIGVLYPYLKQIGLGQLPGDIILRGENTTFYFPVVSCIAISLLVSLLLNLLRSS, translated from the coding sequence ATGCAAAAATTACTAATTACACTCGGACTTGGAATTGCCGTAATAGGTGTTCTATATCCTTACTTAAAGCAAATAGGTTTAGGGCAATTGCCTGGGGACATAATTTTGAGGGGAGAAAACACCACTTTTTATTTCCCAGTAGTCAGTTGCATTGCGATCAGCTTGCTTGTTTCACTCCTACTGAATTTATTGAGATCCTCCTAA
- a CDS encoding DUF2811 domain-containing protein — translation MYDKGKLIESSNNSSQSEPKDSIISFQANLPLSLKESMNDFIEKHPNWDQYRLIKAALAGFLVQNGVDSRPITRLYIGNMFKSNALID, via the coding sequence ATGTACGACAAAGGTAAATTAATTGAATCAAGCAATAACTCCTCTCAATCAGAGCCAAAAGATTCGATAATTAGTTTTCAGGCCAATCTGCCTCTTTCTCTAAAGGAGTCTATGAATGATTTTATTGAAAAGCATCCAAATTGGGATCAATATAGATTGATAAAAGCTGCTTTAGCAGGATTCCTTGTGCAGAATGGTGTTGATTCTAGGCCAATTACAAGATTATATATAGGTAATATGTTTAAATCTAATGCTTTAATTGATTAA
- a CDS encoding DUF3721 domain-containing protein has product MSLCAIAVQDQAIGMGRVFNTKVEAEKAAKKIGCEGSHKMGKKWMPCSMQWYLEEQPKNK; this is encoded by the coding sequence ATGTCTCTATGTGCCATTGCAGTTCAAGATCAAGCAATTGGGATGGGAAGGGTATTTAATACCAAGGTAGAGGCGGAGAAAGCAGCAAAGAAAATTGGATGTGAAGGTTCTCATAAGATGGGTAAAAAGTGGATGCCTTGTTCTATGCAGTGGTACCTAGAAGAACAACCAAAGAACAAATAG
- the psbN gene encoding photosystem II reaction center protein PsbN: MENSSLNLSPYLMIGIILSFLFGSVAYGMYNSFGPGSKALTDSIDEHARMHELGIAHRHD; this comes from the coding sequence TTGGAAAACTCATCTTTAAATCTATCACCATATTTAATGATAGGAATTATTCTATCTTTCCTATTTGGCTCAGTAGCATATGGTATGTATAACTCGTTTGGCCCAGGATCTAAGGCATTGACAGATAGTATTGATGAACATGCTCGAATGCATGAACTAGGTATTGCTCATAGGCATGATTGA
- a CDS encoding DUF1818 family protein: protein MIHNEGPGWRLVRDTSRKNFSTLIGGENWAVELSEDEWNELNQVIEKLIDEHEQIKTRLMPEEKISIELEQSIWWGSLEGNHVSWSLKLILCGDSTNQRSVEIYWPIPTAQTVTSVMRTMWDSYE from the coding sequence ATGATTCATAATGAAGGTCCTGGGTGGAGATTAGTAAGGGATACTTCAAGGAAAAATTTTTCAACGTTAATTGGAGGAGAGAATTGGGCAGTTGAACTTTCTGAAGATGAGTGGAATGAACTTAATCAAGTTATTGAGAAATTAATTGATGAACATGAGCAGATTAAGACCAGACTAATGCCTGAAGAAAAGATATCTATAGAACTTGAGCAATCAATATGGTGGGGATCCTTGGAGGGCAATCATGTCTCTTGGAGCTTGAAATTAATTTTGTGTGGTGACTCAACTAATCAGCGTAGTGTTGAAATTTATTGGCCTATTCCTACAGCACAAACTGTTACATCAGTTATGAGAACAATGTGGGATTCATATGAATGA
- the groL gene encoding chaperonin GroEL (60 kDa chaperone family; promotes refolding of misfolded polypeptides especially under stressful conditions; forms two stacked rings of heptamers to form a barrel-shaped 14mer; ends can be capped by GroES; misfolded proteins enter the barrel where they are refolded when GroES binds), whose product MAKRIIYNEQARRALERGIDILAESVAVTLGPKGRNVVLEKKFGAPQIINDGVTIAKEIELEDHIENTGVALIRQAASKTNDAAGDGTTTATVLAHAMVKAGLRNVAAGANAITLKKGIDKATEFLVQKIQDQAKPISDSNAIAQCGTIAAGNDEEVGQMIANAMDKVGKEGVISLEEGKSMTTELEVTEGMRFDKGYISPYFATDTERMEAVLDEPYILLTDKKIGLVQDLVPVLEQIAKTGKPLLIVAEDIEKEALATLVVNRLRGVLNVAAVKAPGFGDRRKAMLEDMAVLTNGQLITEDAGLKLENASLEMLGTSRRVTINKDTTTIVAEGNEVAVQARCEQIKKQMDETDSTYDKEKLQERLAKLAGGVAVVKVGAATETEMKDKKLRLEDAINATKAAVEEGIVPGGGTTLAHLASEVESWANSNLSGEELIGANIVEAALTAPLMRIAENAGANGAVIAENVKSKPLNDGYNAASGDYVDMLAAGIVDPAKVTRSGLQNASSIAGMVLTTECIVADLPEKDAGAPAAGAGMGGDFDY is encoded by the coding sequence ATGGCAAAGAGAATTATTTACAACGAGCAAGCCCGCCGTGCACTCGAGCGTGGTATTGACATTTTGGCTGAATCTGTAGCCGTTACACTTGGCCCTAAAGGGCGAAATGTTGTTTTAGAAAAGAAGTTTGGTGCACCTCAAATAATTAATGATGGTGTCACTATTGCTAAAGAAATTGAGCTTGAGGACCATATAGAAAATACTGGCGTTGCTCTTATTCGTCAGGCTGCTTCTAAGACAAATGACGCAGCAGGTGATGGAACCACAACAGCAACAGTTTTAGCTCATGCAATGGTTAAAGCAGGCCTTAGGAACGTAGCAGCTGGTGCTAATGCTATTACTCTCAAGAAAGGCATAGATAAAGCCACTGAATTTTTAGTACAGAAAATTCAGGACCAAGCCAAGCCAATAAGTGATAGTAATGCAATTGCTCAATGTGGGACTATTGCTGCTGGTAATGATGAAGAAGTGGGCCAGATGATTGCAAATGCAATGGACAAAGTAGGCAAAGAGGGTGTGATCTCTTTGGAAGAAGGTAAATCCATGACTACTGAACTTGAAGTAACTGAGGGGATGAGATTTGATAAGGGTTACATCTCTCCTTATTTCGCTACAGATACTGAAAGGATGGAGGCTGTTTTAGATGAGCCATATATTCTCCTTACTGATAAAAAAATTGGATTAGTTCAAGATCTTGTTCCAGTGCTGGAGCAGATAGCAAAAACGGGAAAGCCTCTTCTAATTGTTGCTGAAGATATAGAGAAAGAAGCTCTTGCTACTTTAGTTGTAAATAGATTACGTGGTGTTCTCAATGTTGCGGCAGTTAAAGCCCCAGGCTTTGGAGACCGTAGAAAAGCCATGCTAGAAGATATGGCTGTTTTAACAAATGGTCAACTTATTACTGAAGATGCAGGTCTTAAACTTGAGAATGCAAGTTTAGAAATGCTTGGCACTTCTAGACGAGTCACGATCAATAAAGACACTACAACTATTGTTGCCGAAGGAAATGAAGTTGCTGTCCAAGCTAGATGTGAGCAAATCAAAAAACAAATGGATGAGACAGATTCCACTTATGACAAAGAAAAACTTCAGGAGAGATTGGCAAAACTAGCTGGAGGAGTTGCAGTTGTAAAAGTTGGTGCGGCAACTGAAACAGAAATGAAGGATAAGAAGTTACGTTTGGAAGATGCTATCAACGCCACCAAAGCAGCAGTAGAGGAAGGGATTGTGCCTGGAGGCGGAACAACTCTTGCTCATCTTGCCTCTGAAGTTGAATCTTGGGCAAACAGTAACCTTTCAGGAGAGGAGTTAATAGGAGCAAATATTGTTGAGGCAGCTTTAACTGCTCCATTAATGCGAATAGCTGAAAATGCTGGAGCGAATGGAGCTGTTATAGCAGAAAATGTAAAGAGTAAGCCGTTGAATGATGGTTACAATGCTGCTTCAGGTGACTATGTAGATATGCTTGCTGCAGGCATTGTTGATCCAGCAAAAGTTACGAGATCTGGTTTGCAGAATGCATCTTCTATTGCTGGGATGGTTCTAACTACAGAATGTATTGTTGCAGACCTTCCTGAGAAAGATGCTGGGGCTCCAGCTGCTGGAGCTGGGATGGGTGGAGATTTTGATTACTAA
- the atpC gene encoding ATP synthase F1 subunit epsilon, with translation MPLNLRVLAPDKSVFDDKVEEVILPSTTGQLGILPGHISMVTAIEIGVLKIRIQGIWNSIALMGGFAEVESDEVTVLVNGAELGKNIDATSAEKELEEAKNKFSQISDEANSPEKIQAKERLEKANARLKATIS, from the coding sequence ATGCCCCTCAATCTCAGAGTACTTGCTCCAGACAAGAGTGTTTTCGATGACAAAGTTGAGGAGGTTATACTCCCAAGTACTACCGGTCAATTAGGAATTCTTCCGGGGCATATTTCTATGGTTACCGCAATAGAAATTGGAGTACTTAAAATTCGCATACAAGGAATTTGGAACTCAATAGCTCTAATGGGAGGTTTTGCAGAAGTTGAGTCTGATGAAGTGACTGTTTTAGTTAATGGAGCTGAGCTAGGTAAAAATATTGATGCAACTTCAGCTGAAAAAGAACTTGAAGAAGCTAAAAATAAATTTAGTCAAATTTCAGATGAAGCAAACTCACCTGAAAAAATCCAAGCTAAAGAGAGGCTCGAAAAAGCAAATGCAAGGTTAAAAGCTACAATTAGTTAA
- a CDS encoding DNA-directed RNA polymerase subunit omega, whose amino-acid sequence MNKAGFNSQDLAKRGESLIRQSSNRYLTTVRIAFRAKQRRFDDFDGLLEESSVKPVQRSIIELSDEQDQPDLLPG is encoded by the coding sequence GTGAATAAAGCTGGATTTAATTCGCAAGATCTTGCAAAACGTGGCGAGAGTCTTATTCGTCAATCAAGTAATAGATATTTAACTACTGTCCGCATTGCTTTTAGAGCAAAGCAGCGCCGTTTTGATGATTTTGATGGTTTGCTTGAAGAATCTTCCGTGAAACCAGTGCAAAGATCAATTATTGAATTGAGTGATGAACAAGATCAACCTGATTTATTGCCAGGATGA
- a CDS encoding Hsp70 family protein, producing the protein MKNNLLKSIGTLSIDLGSSTTVIAFQPENEASVKLLELPPITRCPGEIPSLIWQANNEECSLLVGNQITELQLSHQNNPSLISDFKRWIGAPKNESHWEASLSPEDAGEILIKEIWRRIPTEYEIRKLVLAAPVETYKEYRKWLNKVCSKLEVQEIALVDEPTAAAIGAGQQGGSKLLVIDIGGSTIDMSMVRIEGGEGEAQPIAQLIRFNGKDLEGISKQIMRGATVLGKAGLRLGGRDIDRWIANYLLPNNKQTNSLLNASEKLKCNLSNLEILDTKVLKEDLLDNEREEIKELQLSRSELEELLKRKGLFKSLSNLLEQTLSQGRSNGYELEDLTGVVIVGGGSRMPAIKKWILQKIRPEKLLTPPPIEAVAIGALKLTPGVMVKDVLTNGVSLRFWDQKTNQHIWHPLFLAGQTWPTSKPLEILISASEENQQEIELIIADNGFNKLKEVIYIDGIPSITNNDKIYQPKIVPWKDVPTIIKLNKPTEPGIDCLKLFFHINNSCELYVEGIDLRDGTKVIEKVIGLIR; encoded by the coding sequence GTGAAAAATAATCTACTTAAATCAATAGGAACACTCTCTATTGACCTTGGCAGCTCAACCACTGTAATTGCCTTTCAACCTGAGAATGAAGCATCTGTAAAGCTTCTAGAACTTCCACCAATTACTAGATGTCCTGGGGAAATCCCAAGTCTAATTTGGCAAGCTAATAATGAAGAATGTTCTTTATTAGTTGGCAATCAAATTACAGAATTACAATTATCTCATCAAAACAACCCTAGTCTGATTAGTGACTTCAAACGATGGATAGGCGCTCCAAAAAATGAATCTCATTGGGAAGCTAGCCTGTCTCCAGAAGATGCAGGTGAAATTCTAATTAAGGAAATATGGAGAAGAATACCAACAGAATATGAAATTAGAAAACTTGTTTTAGCTGCACCAGTAGAAACTTATAAAGAATATAGAAAATGGCTAAATAAAGTTTGTAGCAAACTAGAAGTTCAAGAAATTGCTTTAGTTGATGAGCCAACAGCTGCTGCAATTGGAGCTGGTCAACAAGGAGGATCCAAACTTTTAGTCATTGATATTGGTGGAAGCACAATTGATATGTCGATGGTCCGAATAGAAGGAGGAGAAGGAGAAGCACAACCAATTGCACAATTAATTCGCTTTAATGGAAAAGATCTAGAAGGTATTAGTAAACAAATAATGAGAGGAGCTACAGTTCTTGGCAAAGCTGGGCTAAGGCTAGGCGGAAGGGATATTGATAGGTGGATCGCTAATTACCTTTTACCAAATAATAAACAAACAAATTCTCTTCTAAATGCTTCAGAAAAGTTAAAGTGTAATTTAAGTAATCTAGAGATATTGGATACAAAAGTTCTTAAGGAGGATCTATTAGATAACGAAAGAGAGGAAATAAAAGAATTACAGTTAAGCAGAAGCGAGTTAGAAGAGCTTCTTAAACGTAAAGGCTTATTTAAAAGTCTTTCCAATTTGTTAGAACAAACCCTTTCTCAAGGACGATCTAATGGATATGAATTAGAAGACCTTACAGGAGTAGTAATTGTGGGGGGAGGCTCACGTATGCCCGCAATTAAAAAATGGATTCTTCAAAAAATTAGACCTGAAAAATTGTTAACTCCGCCTCCTATCGAAGCTGTAGCAATTGGCGCATTAAAACTAACTCCTGGTGTAATGGTTAAAGATGTCTTAACCAATGGAGTATCTTTACGCTTTTGGGATCAAAAAACAAATCAACATATCTGGCATCCTCTTTTCTTGGCTGGGCAAACATGGCCTACAAGCAAACCCCTCGAAATTCTTATTAGTGCAAGTGAAGAGAATCAACAAGAAATTGAACTTATAATTGCTGATAATGGTTTTAATAAACTCAAAGAGGTTATATATATCGATGGTATTCCTTCAATAACAAATAACGACAAAATATATCAACCAAAAATTGTTCCATGGAAAGATGTTCCAACTATTATTAAATTAAATAAGCCAACAGAGCCTGGTATAGACTGTTTAAAGTTATTTTTTCACATAAATAATTCTTGTGAATTATATGTTGAAGGAATTGACCTTAGAGATGGGACAAAAGTCATAGAAAAAGTCATCGGTCTAATCAGATAA
- a CDS encoding EVE domain-containing protein — MTEETRYWLMKSEPDVYGIKELEKEKETLWDGIRNYQARNFMRTMEIGDKVFFYHSNCKPPGIIGLMEVIAINQIDPTQFDPNSKYFDPKSTKENPRWDCAKLKYLKEYKQLLSLKEIANQFNDKELILVKKGNRLSILPIVQAVAEKLIITLEKSE; from the coding sequence ATGACTGAAGAAACTAGGTATTGGCTAATGAAGAGTGAGCCTGATGTATATGGAATTAAAGAACTTGAGAAAGAGAAAGAAACACTTTGGGATGGCATTCGTAACTATCAAGCTAGAAACTTTATGAGAACAATGGAAATTGGAGATAAAGTATTTTTTTATCACTCCAACTGCAAGCCTCCTGGGATAATAGGACTTATGGAAGTAATAGCAATTAATCAAATTGATCCTACACAATTTGACCCTAATTCAAAATATTTTGATCCAAAGTCAACAAAAGAAAATCCTAGATGGGATTGTGCGAAATTGAAGTATCTAAAAGAGTATAAACAGCTTTTAAGTTTAAAAGAAATTGCGAATCAATTTAATGATAAAGAGTTGATTCTTGTAAAAAAAGGTAACAGATTATCTATTCTTCCTATAGTTCAAGCAGTAGCAGAAAAATTAATTATAACTCTAGAAAAAAGTGAATAA
- the groES gene encoding co-chaperone GroES, whose protein sequence is MAAVSLSVSTVKPLGDRVFIKVSESEEKTAGGILLPDTAKEKPQVGEVAQIGPGKRNDDGSRQAPEVGVGDKVLYSKYAGTDIKIGSDEYVLLSEKDILAVVN, encoded by the coding sequence ATGGCGGCTGTATCTCTCAGCGTCTCCACTGTTAAGCCACTTGGAGATCGTGTTTTCATTAAAGTCTCTGAATCAGAAGAGAAAACGGCGGGTGGGATTTTGCTCCCAGATACTGCCAAAGAAAAACCTCAGGTTGGTGAGGTGGCTCAGATTGGACCAGGCAAACGTAATGATGATGGTTCTCGTCAGGCTCCAGAAGTTGGAGTGGGCGATAAAGTCCTTTACAGCAAGTATGCCGGAACTGATATCAAGATTGGCAGTGATGAGTACGTTCTTTTATCTGAAAAGGACATACTTGCAGTAGTCAATTGA
- the gpmI gene encoding 2,3-bisphosphoglycerate-independent phosphoglycerate mutase: MSSSNSMRSGPVAPVVLTILDGWGHSKETNNNAIENANTPVMDALWEAYPHTLIEASGADVGLPDNQMGNSEVGHLTIGAGRIIQQELVRITNTIRLKKLDQISNLENLANNLIQHKKTLHLVGLCSDGGVHSHINHLFGLLEWAKEKGIQKVAVHAFTDGRDTPAKSALNFLKIINKKFESIGIGELASLCGRYWAMDRDNRWERTQKAYELLTNPNVEISKLSPEEIISKSYSENITDEFLEPFRLTSSYLKDGDGLLMFNFRPDRSRQIIRSITANEFNNFKRTIKPSINIVTLTQYDSELPVSVAFPPESLNDLLGEIVANNGLLQYRTAETEKYPHVTYFFNGGIEKPLPGEKRHLVPSPRVATYDLAPEMSADKLTKSCQDAIESGIYSLIVINYANPDMVGHTGDHEATTKAINKVDSCIGKLLNSTGKMSGTLLITADHGNAELMQGEDGQPWTAHTTNPVPVILIEGERRKIAGQGNSIRLRQGGGLADIAPTLLQLLSLPKPSSMTGSSLIEVIETPSKTSLIPQPA, encoded by the coding sequence ATCAGTTCCTCCAATTCAATGAGATCAGGACCAGTAGCACCTGTCGTCCTTACCATTCTTGATGGTTGGGGACACAGTAAAGAAACTAATAACAATGCCATTGAAAATGCAAATACTCCTGTCATGGACGCGCTATGGGAGGCATACCCACATACTCTGATAGAAGCTAGTGGAGCAGATGTAGGCTTACCCGATAATCAAATGGGGAACTCGGAAGTAGGTCATTTGACTATTGGAGCAGGCAGAATTATTCAGCAAGAATTAGTAAGGATTACAAATACAATCCGCTTAAAAAAATTGGATCAAATTAGTAATCTTGAGAATCTTGCAAACAATTTAATCCAACATAAAAAAACACTTCATTTAGTAGGGCTATGTTCTGATGGAGGTGTACATAGTCATATAAATCATCTTTTTGGGCTCTTAGAATGGGCTAAGGAGAAAGGAATCCAAAAAGTTGCAGTACATGCATTTACCGATGGAAGAGATACACCTGCCAAAAGTGCCTTGAACTTTTTAAAGATAATCAATAAAAAATTTGAATCAATTGGCATAGGAGAACTTGCATCTTTATGTGGCAGGTACTGGGCAATGGACCGAGATAATAGATGGGAGAGAACTCAAAAAGCTTATGAATTGCTTACTAATCCAAACGTAGAAATTAGCAAATTATCTCCAGAAGAAATAATTTCAAAGAGTTATAGCGAAAATATAACTGATGAATTTCTTGAACCTTTCCGCCTAACTTCTTCTTACTTGAAAGATGGGGATGGACTGCTCATGTTCAACTTTCGTCCAGATAGATCTCGACAAATAATTAGATCTATAACAGCTAACGAGTTCAATAATTTCAAACGAACTATAAAGCCTTCAATAAATATAGTTACCCTTACTCAATATGACTCTGAATTACCAGTGTCAGTTGCTTTCCCACCAGAATCCCTAAACGATTTATTAGGAGAAATTGTTGCTAATAATGGTTTACTCCAATACAGGACTGCAGAAACTGAAAAATACCCTCATGTCACTTATTTTTTTAATGGTGGAATTGAAAAACCATTACCTGGAGAAAAACGACATTTAGTCCCATCCCCTCGAGTAGCTACATATGATCTAGCTCCAGAAATGTCAGCAGATAAACTTACAAAAAGCTGCCAAGATGCTATTGAAAGTGGTATTTACTCACTAATAGTTATCAATTATGCCAACCCTGACATGGTGGGACATACAGGGGACCATGAAGCCACCACTAAAGCCATAAATAAAGTTGATAGTTGCATTGGAAAGTTATTAAATTCCACGGGGAAAATGAGCGGTACACTATTAATAACTGCTGATCATGGCAATGCTGAACTAATGCAAGGAGAAGATGGCCAGCCTTGGACTGCTCACACGACAAACCCAGTGCCAGTAATTCTTATAGAAGGAGAAAGAAGAAAAATAGCAGGCCAAGGGAATTCAATTCGCTTAAGACAAGGAGGTGGGTTGGCAGATATAGCTCCTACCCTCCTTCAATTACTTTCACTCCCAAAGCCAAGTTCTATGACAGGTTCATCTTTAATAGAAGTAATTGAAACCCCTTCTAAAACATCTCTAATACCTCAACCAGCCTAA
- the pyrR gene encoding bifunctional pyr operon transcriptional regulator/uracil phosphoribosyltransferase PyrR, with product MTDHSDKEKVQILSKTELALTLSRLASQILENISDSKGILLLGIPTRGIQLAEVLAREIEEKVGHNIEQGVIDPTFHRDDLHKVGTRIAPSTDISSGLEGRQVVLVDDVIFTGRTVRAAIEALQAWGRPKSVMLLVMVDRTGHRELPIQPDFYGRQITTRKTESIELRLKEIDGEEGVYLEQKS from the coding sequence ATGACTGATCATTCTGATAAAGAAAAGGTACAGATACTTTCTAAAACTGAGTTAGCGCTTACTCTTTCTAGGCTTGCTTCCCAAATACTTGAAAATATTTCAGATAGCAAGGGTATTTTGCTTTTAGGTATTCCAACTAGGGGGATACAACTTGCCGAGGTCTTAGCTAGAGAAATAGAAGAGAAAGTTGGCCATAATATTGAGCAAGGAGTTATTGATCCCACTTTTCATAGGGATGACCTTCATAAAGTAGGAACAAGGATTGCTCCTTCGACAGATATCTCTTCTGGTTTAGAAGGAAGACAAGTTGTTTTAGTAGATGATGTGATCTTTACAGGCAGAACTGTGAGAGCTGCAATAGAAGCTCTTCAAGCGTGGGGGAGGCCAAAATCTGTCATGCTTTTAGTAATGGTTGATAGGACTGGCCATAGAGAGCTGCCTATTCAGCCTGATTTCTATGGTCGTCAAATTACTACTAGAAAGACAGAATCAATTGAGCTGAGACTGAAGGAAATTGATGGTGAAGAGGGAGTATATCTTGAACAAAAATCTTAA
- the atpD gene encoding F0F1 ATP synthase subunit beta → MAAAATASIGTKGIVRQVIGPVLDVEFPAGKLPKILNALRIEGKNPAGQDVALTAEVQQLLGDHRVRAVAMSGTDGLVRGMEALDTGAPISVPVGEATLGRIFNVLGEPVDEQGPVKTSSTSPIHREAPKLTDLETKPKVFETGIKVIDLLAPYRQGGKVGLFGGAGVGKTVLIQELINNIAKEHGGVSVFGGVGERTREGNDLYEEFKESGVINADDLPKSKVALCFGQMNEPPGARMRVGLSALTMAEHFRDVNKQDVLLFVDNIFRFVQAGSEVSALLGRMPSAVGYQPTLGTDVGELQERITSTLEGSITSIQAVYVPADDLTDPAPATTFAHLDATTVLARALAAKGIYPAVDPLDSTSTMLQPSVVGDEHYRTARAVQSTLQRYKELQDIIAILGLDELSEEDRRTVDRARKIEKFLSQPFFVAEIFTGMSGKYVKLEETIAGFNMILSGELDHLPEQAFYLVGNINEVKEKAQKMKSENKG, encoded by the coding sequence ATGGCTGCTGCTGCTACCGCCTCGATTGGGACTAAAGGTATTGTCCGACAGGTAATTGGACCAGTTTTGGACGTTGAATTTCCTGCTGGGAAGCTGCCAAAAATCCTTAATGCTCTTCGAATAGAAGGCAAAAATCCTGCAGGACAAGATGTTGCTCTCACTGCAGAAGTTCAACAACTTCTTGGGGACCATCGCGTTAGAGCAGTTGCAATGAGTGGAACGGATGGCCTGGTAAGAGGAATGGAGGCCTTAGACACAGGGGCACCAATATCTGTGCCTGTTGGAGAGGCAACTCTTGGAAGAATATTTAATGTTTTAGGTGAACCTGTTGATGAACAAGGTCCTGTAAAAACATCTTCAACATCTCCTATTCATAGGGAAGCTCCTAAGCTTACTGACCTTGAGACAAAGCCAAAAGTATTTGAAACAGGAATCAAAGTTATTGATCTTTTAGCTCCTTATAGGCAGGGGGGAAAAGTAGGCCTTTTTGGAGGAGCAGGTGTAGGAAAAACAGTTTTAATTCAAGAATTGATTAACAATATTGCTAAAGAGCATGGAGGAGTTTCTGTTTTTGGAGGAGTAGGTGAGCGGACACGTGAAGGAAATGACTTATATGAAGAATTCAAAGAGTCAGGTGTTATTAACGCTGATGATTTACCCAAATCAAAAGTTGCTCTCTGTTTTGGTCAAATGAATGAACCACCAGGAGCAAGAATGAGAGTTGGTCTGTCTGCATTAACAATGGCAGAGCATTTTCGTGATGTAAACAAGCAAGATGTTCTTTTATTTGTTGATAATATTTTTAGATTCGTGCAAGCAGGTTCTGAAGTTTCGGCTCTGTTAGGTCGTATGCCTTCAGCTGTTGGATACCAACCAACCTTAGGCACAGACGTAGGAGAACTTCAAGAAAGAATTACATCAACTCTTGAGGGATCCATTACTTCTATTCAAGCCGTATATGTTCCCGCCGATGATTTAACAGACCCTGCCCCAGCAACAACTTTTGCTCACTTAGATGCAACTACAGTACTTGCAAGAGCATTAGCTGCAAAAGGGATTTATCCTGCAGTAGACCCTCTAGATTCAACAAGTACTATGCTGCAGCCATCAGTCGTGGGTGATGAGCACTACCGCACTGCTAGAGCTGTTCAGTCAACCCTTCAAAGATATAAAGAGCTTCAAGATATTATTGCTATTTTAGGATTGGATGAACTATCAGAAGAAGACAGACGTACAGTTGACAGAGCAAGAAAGATTGAGAAGTTCCTTTCTCAACCTTTCTTTGTAGCAGAGATCTTTACTGGAATGTCAGGGAAATATGTAAAGCTTGAAGAAACAATTGCTGGATTTAATATGATTCTTTCAGGGGAATTGGATCATCTGCCAGAACAAGCCTTTTATCTGGTTGGCAACATTAACGAGGTCAAAGAAAAAGCACAAAAAATGAAGTCTGAAAACAAAGGTTAA
- the secG gene encoding preprotein translocase subunit SecG, with product MLITILSWVWVSSGLILILLVLLHSPKGDGMGGLAASGSSMFSSASSAEATLNNATWLVLTIFLALAVILSAGWLK from the coding sequence ATGCTTATTACAATTCTTTCATGGGTATGGGTATCTAGTGGATTAATTCTAATCCTATTAGTCCTGCTTCATAGCCCGAAAGGAGATGGGATGGGAGGATTAGCTGCGAGTGGGAGCTCAATGTTTTCTAGCGCAAGTAGTGCCGAAGCCACTTTAAATAACGCGACATGGTTAGTCTTAACAATATTTCTCGCCCTTGCAGTAATTCTGAGTGCAGGATGGTTAAAGTAA